In one Solanum dulcamara chromosome 1, daSolDulc1.2, whole genome shotgun sequence genomic region, the following are encoded:
- the LOC129894036 gene encoding uncharacterized protein LOC129894036 produces MGLDRDISPPNALTPTSRVRDLARVNPLEFCDSKVDEDPKEFIDEVYKVVDIIGVTLEEKAELAAYKLKGITQVWYTQWKSERVEGLIGWVSYSKGQGGGVNASGTTLPKFTKYGRNHGGKCLIGMGACFGCGKMGHKIPKCPNKGREGRPQGQATQGGQAQQGDGQRQNRFYALHATQDVDETLDVVMGLYF; encoded by the exons atggggttggatcgtgacatttcTCCTCCTAATGCTCTTACCCCGACATCTAGAGTGAGGGATTTAGCAAGGGTGAACCCTCTCGAATTCTGTGATTCAAAGGTAGATGAAGATCCtaaagagttcattgatgaagtGTATAAGGTGGTGGACATTATAGGGGTGACTTTGGAAGAGAAAGCAGAGTTGGCGGCTTATAAACTCAAGGGTATCAcccaagtttggtacactcaatggaagtccGAGAGAGTTGAAGGTCTTATTGGTTG GGTGTCATACTCTAAGGGCCAAGgtggaggtgtgaatgctagtggTACTACTCTCCCTAAGTTCACCAAGTATGGAAGGAACCATGGGGGTAAGTGTTTGATTggaatgggtgcttgttttggatgtggtaaaATGGGGCACAAGATCCCTAAATGCCCTAATAAAGGGAGAGAAGGACGTCCTCAAGGGCAAGCTACTCAAGGGGGACAAGCTCAACAAGGTGATGGTCAacgccaaaataggttctatgccctACATGCTACGCAAGATGTAGATGAGACTCTTGATGTTGTTATGGGTCTTTACTTTTGA